A DNA window from Chlamydia felis Fe/C-56 contains the following coding sequences:
- the mfd gene encoding transcription-repair coupling factor, with the protein MAMDFDPVKLNLSSLFEIINTSTPLLIENIRPGARGFLAAKFFHERKKSVIMITTRSCIDDLLEDLSSFLGFPPLEFPSSEIDLSPKLVNIDAVGKRDKILYELCEKKSPVFCVTTLKALLEKTRSPKDTVHQHLDIQVGDLLDPDMMIDLCKNLGYRHETLARDKGEFAYRGGIIDIFPLSSQEPFRIEFWGEKIISIRPFNPSDQLSTGKVSKLSISPATKDSGKEVLSHCLLDYFHTPPAFIFDNLARLEDDFSEISGTLSSLPNRFLPIQYLCERALQSPTIFFEEKNFPNAHTVKNNEVNIEVFHRDVKASRLVAPFVYPNETIDKHENPPLGFLQKLQEYIPNKEPLNIAVYNTKSKSLKEARALIETLEENSIHIYEKSGNLSSSFALVKERFAAISLSEFTSTKILRRQKQRNYFSVTTEEVFVPIPGETVVHLHNGIGKFIGMEKKPNHLNIETDYLVLEYADKARLYVPSDQAYLISRYVGTSEKTPDLHNLNGSKWKRSRDLSEKSLVLYAEKLLQLEAQRSTAPSFIYPPHGEEVMKFAERFPYEETPDQLKAIEQIYSDMMSDKLMDRLICGDAGFGKTEVIMRAAVKAVCDGHRQVIVMVPTTILANQHYETFSQRMAGLPIKIAVLSRFSEGKAKKKIFEDTAKGDVDILIGTHKLINKNLEFKNPGLLIIDEEQRFGVKVKDFLKERYPMVDCLTVSATPIPRTLYMSLSGARDLSLITMPPLDRLPVSTFILEHNDETLSAALRHELLRGGQAYVIHNRIESIFRLGNTIRTLVPEARIAVAHGQMSSDELASIFQKFKDQEINVLVATALIENGIDIPNANTILVDQADKFGMADLYQMKGRVGRWNRKAYCYFLVPHLDRLSVPAAKRLEALNKQEYGGGMKIALHDLEIRGAGNILGTDQSGHISAIGFNLYCKLLKKTVAALKNNTSPALFNDDVKIEFPYKSRIPDTYIDLASMRIEFYQKIGGAEDAEQLDLIKEEMRDRFGPLPDEVLWLFALAQLRLFALKHNISSIKGTGNALYIQQNHGKTEQIKKTLPYSLSPTPELLVSEVLESIEKAFPLNTPC; encoded by the coding sequence ATGGCAATGGATTTCGACCCAGTTAAATTAAATCTATCTAGTCTTTTTGAAATAATTAACACCTCTACTCCATTACTCATAGAAAACATCCGTCCCGGAGCTCGTGGGTTTTTAGCTGCCAAGTTTTTCCACGAGAGAAAAAAATCTGTGATAATGATCACCACTCGCTCTTGTATTGACGATTTACTAGAAGATCTCTCTTCCTTTTTAGGATTTCCTCCTCTGGAGTTCCCCTCGTCAGAAATTGACTTGTCTCCCAAATTGGTCAATATCGATGCTGTGGGGAAACGTGACAAGATTCTGTATGAATTATGTGAGAAGAAATCCCCTGTATTTTGCGTAACAACATTAAAAGCTTTACTAGAAAAAACCCGCTCTCCGAAAGACACGGTTCATCAACATTTAGATATCCAAGTTGGGGATCTGCTAGATCCTGATATGATGATCGATCTATGTAAAAACTTAGGCTATCGCCATGAAACTCTCGCAAGAGATAAAGGCGAGTTTGCTTATCGAGGAGGAATTATTGACATCTTTCCTCTATCTTCTCAAGAACCCTTCCGAATAGAGTTCTGGGGAGAAAAAATAATCTCCATTCGTCCTTTCAACCCCTCAGACCAACTCTCAACAGGAAAGGTTTCTAAACTTTCAATATCTCCTGCGACAAAAGACTCTGGGAAAGAAGTTCTTTCGCATTGCCTGTTAGATTACTTCCATACCCCTCCGGCGTTTATCTTTGATAATTTAGCTAGGTTAGAAGATGATTTTTCTGAGATTTCAGGAACATTATCCTCCTTGCCCAACCGCTTTTTACCTATTCAATATCTTTGTGAACGCGCATTGCAATCTCCGACGATTTTCTTTGAAGAAAAGAACTTCCCTAATGCCCACACTGTTAAGAACAATGAAGTAAATATCGAAGTTTTTCATCGTGATGTTAAAGCTTCACGCCTCGTTGCCCCCTTTGTTTATCCTAATGAAACTATCGATAAGCATGAAAACCCCCCTCTGGGTTTTCTACAAAAACTTCAGGAATATATTCCTAATAAAGAACCGCTTAACATTGCGGTCTATAATACGAAATCCAAGTCTTTGAAAGAGGCTCGAGCCTTAATAGAAACTCTAGAGGAAAACTCCATACACATTTACGAAAAATCTGGGAATCTCTCCTCTAGCTTTGCTCTTGTTAAAGAAAGGTTTGCAGCTATTTCCCTTTCAGAATTTACTTCTACAAAGATACTGAGAAGACAAAAACAGAGAAATTATTTTTCTGTAACTACTGAGGAAGTTTTTGTCCCTATTCCTGGGGAGACTGTTGTGCATCTTCACAATGGGATCGGGAAGTTTATCGGAATGGAAAAAAAACCCAACCATTTAAATATAGAAACCGATTACCTAGTCCTTGAATATGCTGACAAAGCAAGACTTTATGTTCCTTCAGATCAAGCTTATCTAATTTCTCGTTACGTAGGGACTTCTGAAAAAACTCCTGATCTTCATAATCTTAATGGCTCTAAATGGAAAAGATCTCGAGATCTCTCTGAAAAGTCTCTCGTATTATACGCTGAAAAGCTGCTTCAGCTCGAAGCTCAGCGTTCTACAGCTCCTTCTTTTATTTATCCTCCCCATGGTGAGGAAGTAATGAAATTTGCAGAAAGATTTCCCTATGAAGAAACTCCCGATCAATTAAAAGCTATTGAACAAATTTACTCTGACATGATGTCTGATAAGCTCATGGATCGTTTAATTTGTGGAGATGCGGGATTTGGGAAAACAGAAGTTATTATGCGAGCTGCTGTAAAAGCTGTTTGTGATGGTCATCGACAAGTTATCGTTATGGTTCCTACGACCATTCTAGCTAATCAACATTACGAGACTTTCTCTCAGCGCATGGCAGGATTACCTATCAAAATCGCTGTTCTTTCACGATTTTCTGAAGGAAAAGCAAAGAAAAAAATCTTCGAAGATACTGCTAAGGGCGATGTTGATATTTTAATTGGCACGCACAAGTTAATAAACAAAAACCTAGAATTCAAAAATCCTGGCTTACTGATTATTGATGAGGAACAACGTTTTGGTGTTAAAGTTAAAGACTTCCTCAAAGAGCGCTATCCTATGGTAGATTGCCTTACGGTATCAGCAACGCCCATTCCTAGAACATTATACATGTCTTTATCCGGGGCTAGGGATCTCTCTTTAATCACCATGCCACCGTTAGATCGACTTCCTGTCTCTACATTTATTTTAGAGCATAACGATGAGACACTGTCAGCTGCTCTACGTCATGAATTACTTCGTGGTGGTCAAGCTTACGTTATTCATAACCGTATTGAGAGTATTTTCAGATTAGGGAATACAATACGCACGTTAGTTCCTGAAGCACGTATTGCTGTTGCCCATGGGCAGATGTCTTCAGATGAATTAGCTTCTATTTTCCAAAAGTTTAAAGATCAAGAAATCAATGTGCTTGTAGCAACAGCGCTCATAGAAAATGGTATTGATATTCCCAATGCCAACACTATTTTGGTAGACCAGGCGGACAAATTCGGCATGGCAGATCTTTATCAGATGAAAGGTAGAGTAGGTAGATGGAATAGAAAAGCCTACTGTTATTTCCTAGTTCCCCATTTAGATAGGTTATCCGTACCTGCAGCAAAACGTTTAGAAGCGTTGAATAAACAAGAATACGGCGGGGGAATGAAAATTGCTCTCCATGATTTAGAGATTCGCGGAGCTGGGAATATCTTGGGGACTGATCAATCGGGGCATATAAGTGCCATAGGATTCAATCTCTATTGTAAACTATTGAAAAAAACTGTCGCAGCTTTGAAAAACAATACCTCTCCGGCGCTATTCAATGATGATGTCAAGATAGAATTCCCTTACAAGTCTCGGATTCCTGATACTTATATTGACTTGGCATCTATGCGTATAGAATTCTATCAGAAAATAGGAGGTGCTGAAGATGCGGAACAACTTGATCTTATAAAAGAGGAAATGCGCGATCGCTTTGGTCCCCTTCCTGATGAGGTATTATGGTTATTCGCCTTAGCTCAATTACGTCTGTTTGCTCTAAAGCACAATATTTCTAGTATTAAAGGCACGGGCAACGCTTTGTATATCCAACAAAATCATGGAAAAACGGAGCAAATAAAGAAAACATTACCCTATTCTTTATCTCCAACTCCAGAACTGCTAGTATCAGAAGTTTTAGAATCTATAGAGAAAGCTTTTCCTCTAAATACCCCTTGTTAA
- the alaS gene encoding alanine--tRNA ligase, which translates to MLSNTLRSNFLKFYANRHHAIVPSSPIFPHNDPSILFTNAGMNQFKDIFLNKETVSYSRATTSQKCIRAGGKHNDLDNVGHTSRHLTFFEMLGNFSFGDYFKKQAIAFAWEVSLSVFNFDPNLIYATVHEKDDEAFALWEQHLPSERIFRLTDKDNFWSMAETGPCGYCSELLFDRGANFGKATSPLEDTDGERFLEYWNLVFMEFNRTADGSLLSLPSKHVDTGAGLERLVSIISGTNTVFEADVLRLLISKTEELSGKKYHEDEALGAAFRVIADHTRSLSFAIADGLLPGNTERGYVLRKILRRSVNYGKRLGFTKPFLAEIVPSLVDSMGEAYPELRLSLSQIQEVMTTEEENYFKSLHRGGNLLQQVLKSSSTSSLISGEDAFKLKDTYGLPLDEIALLAKDYNFSVDLETFYQLEKEAKERSRKNIAKSQNATDAIYDSLSLGENSEFIGYNDLSCDTFIEAIVSEGKQVSSLQEKEKGALILKSTPFYAEKGGQIGDSGEIFCSDGTFVVSHTTSPKAGIVIHHGEVSQGQLSQAQAVTTQVNCIRRKRISNNHTGCHLLHKALEMTLGDHIRQAGSYVDDSKIRLDFTHPKAISPEDLASIELLVNEKIRENHQVETRNTLYSDVVNSKEIKQFFGDKYSDVVRVVSAGFSHELCGGTHAEFTGDLGYFRILKEHAVATGIRRIEAVTGKEAEILAHQDNEDLNEIALILQSPRDQILHKLQNILEEKKEQAKQISELETKLIHSLLDKLIDHCQQVNDVSFLIHHLPESESHRLQQYANCLHQKIPSRLISLWTTQKNGKYIIFSRISDDLIKQGLQAKDLLKILLAPCGGRWGGKDIFAQGSADSLPQTDALNNTLWQWISTQLN; encoded by the coding sequence GACATACATCGCGACATCTTACTTTCTTTGAAATGTTAGGAAACTTTTCTTTCGGCGATTATTTTAAAAAACAAGCGATTGCTTTTGCCTGGGAAGTTTCCCTGTCAGTTTTTAATTTTGATCCCAATCTTATCTATGCAACAGTTCATGAAAAAGACGACGAAGCTTTTGCTCTTTGGGAACAACATCTTCCTAGTGAGCGCATTTTCCGATTAACAGACAAAGACAATTTCTGGAGCATGGCGGAAACAGGTCCTTGCGGATATTGCTCTGAGCTTCTTTTCGATCGCGGAGCAAACTTTGGTAAAGCGACTTCTCCTTTAGAGGATACTGATGGCGAACGCTTTTTAGAATATTGGAACCTTGTCTTTATGGAGTTCAATCGTACAGCAGATGGTTCCTTATTATCTCTACCCAGCAAACATGTGGATACAGGAGCCGGTTTAGAACGTTTAGTTTCTATTATTTCTGGAACGAACACTGTTTTTGAGGCTGATGTTTTGCGTTTGCTTATCTCAAAAACAGAAGAGCTATCAGGGAAAAAATATCACGAAGATGAAGCTTTAGGCGCTGCTTTTAGAGTTATTGCAGACCATACGCGATCCTTATCTTTTGCTATAGCTGATGGTTTGCTTCCTGGGAATACGGAACGCGGTTATGTTTTGCGAAAGATTTTACGACGATCTGTAAACTACGGAAAACGTTTAGGATTTACTAAACCCTTCCTAGCAGAAATTGTTCCTTCTTTAGTTGATTCTATGGGAGAAGCTTACCCAGAATTACGCTTATCCCTATCTCAAATTCAAGAAGTGATGACTACGGAAGAGGAAAATTATTTCAAATCACTTCATCGTGGGGGAAACTTGCTCCAACAAGTTCTTAAATCATCATCCACCTCGTCTCTTATCTCTGGAGAAGATGCCTTCAAGTTAAAAGACACTTATGGACTGCCTCTCGATGAAATTGCTTTATTAGCTAAAGATTACAATTTCTCTGTAGATTTGGAGACTTTTTATCAATTAGAGAAAGAAGCTAAGGAACGATCTAGAAAAAATATTGCAAAATCTCAAAATGCTACAGATGCGATTTATGATTCGTTATCTTTAGGGGAAAATTCGGAATTCATTGGTTACAACGATCTATCTTGCGATACGTTTATTGAAGCAATAGTTAGTGAGGGTAAGCAGGTATCTTCTCTTCAAGAAAAAGAAAAGGGTGCTTTAATCTTAAAATCCACTCCTTTCTATGCCGAAAAAGGCGGTCAAATTGGAGATTCTGGCGAGATATTCTGTTCGGATGGAACATTTGTAGTTAGCCATACAACATCTCCAAAAGCTGGAATTGTTATTCATCACGGGGAAGTTTCCCAAGGACAACTTTCCCAAGCCCAAGCAGTAACTACGCAAGTAAACTGCATACGCAGAAAAAGAATCAGCAACAACCACACAGGCTGCCACCTTTTACATAAAGCTTTAGAAATGACTCTTGGGGATCATATTCGCCAAGCAGGTTCTTATGTTGATGATTCGAAAATTCGTTTAGACTTCACTCATCCAAAAGCGATTTCTCCCGAAGATCTAGCTTCTATTGAACTTTTGGTTAATGAAAAGATCCGAGAAAATCATCAAGTAGAGACCCGTAACACACTATATTCTGATGTTGTGAACTCGAAGGAGATAAAGCAATTTTTCGGAGATAAGTATAGCGATGTCGTGCGAGTTGTTTCTGCGGGATTTTCTCATGAGCTCTGTGGAGGAACTCATGCAGAATTTACTGGGGATCTCGGATATTTCCGCATTCTTAAAGAGCACGCTGTAGCTACAGGCATACGTCGTATAGAAGCTGTAACAGGAAAGGAAGCTGAAATCTTAGCTCATCAGGATAATGAAGATCTCAATGAAATTGCTCTAATTTTACAATCTCCTCGAGATCAAATTCTGCATAAATTACAAAACATTCTAGAAGAGAAAAAAGAGCAAGCAAAACAAATCTCTGAACTAGAGACGAAACTTATCCATTCTCTATTAGACAAGCTTATTGATCACTGTCAACAAGTGAACGATGTTTCCTTTTTGATCCATCACTTACCTGAATCAGAGAGTCATCGCTTACAACAGTACGCTAATTGCTTACATCAAAAAATACCATCGCGTTTAATTTCTCTATGGACGACTCAGAAAAATGGGAAATACATCATTTTTTCTAGGATTTCAGACGATCTTATTAAACAAGGATTACAAGCTAAAGATCTTTTAAAAATATTACTCGCACCCTGTGGAGGTCGTTGGGGAGGAAAAGATATCTTCGCTCAAGGTAGTGCCGATAGTCTTCCCCAAACGGACGCATTAAATAATACTTTATGGCAATGGATTTCGACCCAGTTAAATTAA
- the hemE gene encoding uroporphyrinogen decarboxylase, whose product MSGFYDIIKPEAQRPPVWFLRQVGRYMPQYRELKGSQTLKAFFHNTEAITEATLLGPSLLKVDAAILFADILSLLDGFDIPYDFAPGPKISFSPQEELRFTKDPQDTFSYLLESIRNLVKRLSVPLIAFAASPFTMASYLLDGGASKDFPKTMAFLYQHPEKFDALLNKLIEGTIIYLKEQIHAGASAIQLFESSSLRLPSALFSHYVTSPNARLISQLKQHVSAPVSLFCRCFDENCLDLYATGADTLHPDYHVNLNKIYTTVPYPGSLQGNIDPALFLLPQDRFLSYLEKYLSSLKHQPNYIFNTGHGILPETPLENVQAAVLCLTSISTS is encoded by the coding sequence ATGTCGGGATTTTACGACATTATAAAACCAGAAGCCCAACGCCCTCCCGTATGGTTTTTACGGCAGGTTGGGAGATATATGCCTCAATATAGAGAACTCAAGGGGTCTCAAACATTAAAAGCCTTTTTCCACAATACAGAAGCTATCACAGAAGCGACTCTTTTAGGGCCGAGTTTATTAAAAGTAGATGCTGCTATTTTATTTGCAGATATTCTTTCACTATTAGACGGGTTTGATATCCCTTATGACTTTGCTCCCGGGCCTAAAATATCTTTTTCTCCTCAGGAAGAATTACGCTTCACCAAAGATCCTCAAGATACGTTTTCCTACCTTCTTGAATCTATTAGAAATCTTGTAAAGCGTTTGTCTGTTCCTTTAATTGCTTTTGCCGCTTCTCCCTTCACCATGGCCAGTTATCTTTTAGACGGTGGAGCCTCCAAAGATTTTCCCAAAACCATGGCTTTTCTTTACCAGCATCCTGAGAAATTTGACGCCCTGCTTAACAAATTAATCGAAGGAACAATTATTTATCTTAAGGAACAAATACATGCTGGAGCTTCGGCAATTCAATTATTTGAATCTTCTAGCTTACGTTTACCCTCTGCATTATTTTCTCATTATGTAACGTCTCCGAATGCTCGGCTAATCTCTCAGTTAAAACAACACGTCTCTGCTCCAGTTAGTTTATTTTGTCGTTGTTTTGATGAAAATTGTTTGGATCTCTATGCTACTGGAGCTGATACACTACATCCTGATTACCACGTAAATCTTAATAAGATCTATACAACAGTCCCCTATCCAGGATCTTTACAAGGAAACATCGATCCCGCATTATTCCTACTTCCTCAAGATCGCTTTCTAAGCTATCTTGAAAAGTATCTCTCCTCTTTAAAACATCAACCAAATTACATTTTCAATACAGGACACGGCATTCTTCCTGAAACTCCATTAGAAAACGTTCAAGCTGCGGTACTATGTTTAACGTCAATTTCAACTTCTTAG